Proteins found in one Alteromonas macleodii genomic segment:
- the rplS gene encoding 50S ribosomal protein L19, with protein MSKVSQDIIKKIEEAQLKTDVPAFGPGDTVVVKVRVTEGDKERLQAYEGVVIAKRNRGLHSSFTVRKISSGEGVERVFQTHSPAVSSIEVKRRGAVRRAKLYYLRERSGKSARIKEKLN; from the coding sequence ATGAGCAAAGTCAGTCAAGATATCATCAAAAAAATCGAAGAAGCACAGCTAAAGACTGATGTTCCTGCGTTTGGTCCAGGTGACACAGTAGTTGTTAAAGTTCGCGTTACCGAAGGTGACAAAGAGCGTCTTCAGGCATATGAAGGTGTTGTTATCGCTAAGCGTAACCGTGGTCTGCACTCGTCTTTTACCGTGCGTAAAATTTCTAGCGGCGAAGGCGTTGAGCGTGTGTTCCAAACACACAGCCCGGCAGTTTCTTCAATTGAAGTTAAACGTCGCGGTGCGGTTCGTCGTGCTAAGCTTTACTATCTACGTGAGCGTTCAGGTAAATCTGCACGTATCAAAGAGAAGCTTAACTAA
- a CDS encoding 3-deoxy-7-phosphoheptulonate synthase — MIKDTVNNVHVSTEDVLITPEALSAELPVSDKALAAISESRKIVSDIIHRRDHRLLVVCGPCSIHDIEAAKEYALKLKELHESCKDTLFIVMRVYFEKPRTTTGWKGLINDPHIDGTFDIETGLRKARELLIWLAELELPVATEALDPISPQYLAELFSWAAIGARTSESQTHREMASGLSMPVGFKNGTDGSLDIAINALKSAASGHRFMGINKQGQVSIIGTSGNPDGHIILRGGKQPNYDSVCVSECEIELQDAGLTAGLVVDCSHANSSKDYRRQPLVAQNVVNQILEGNQSIIGVMLESHLKPGNQKAEGKKPEELEYGVSITDGCIDWETTENLISQTRDKLITVLPLRQNKRTVA; from the coding sequence ATGATCAAGGACACCGTAAATAATGTTCACGTAAGTACAGAAGATGTACTTATTACCCCTGAAGCGCTTAGTGCTGAATTGCCTGTGTCAGACAAAGCGTTAGCGGCGATATCAGAGTCGAGAAAAATTGTATCAGATATCATTCATCGCCGTGACCACAGACTACTTGTTGTATGTGGCCCCTGTTCTATACACGATATTGAAGCAGCCAAAGAGTATGCGCTTAAGCTTAAAGAGCTTCATGAATCATGCAAAGATACGCTGTTTATCGTTATGCGTGTGTACTTCGAGAAGCCGCGTACTACAACAGGTTGGAAAGGCTTAATTAACGACCCTCATATTGATGGTACGTTTGATATTGAAACGGGTCTTCGCAAAGCAAGAGAGCTTCTAATTTGGTTAGCTGAGTTGGAATTGCCTGTTGCGACAGAAGCATTAGATCCAATAAGCCCTCAATACCTTGCTGAGCTATTTAGCTGGGCGGCTATTGGTGCGCGCACTTCTGAGTCACAAACTCACCGAGAAATGGCCAGTGGCCTGTCAATGCCTGTGGGCTTTAAAAATGGTACAGATGGAAGCCTAGATATTGCAATTAATGCGCTTAAATCTGCCGCCTCAGGCCATCGCTTTATGGGAATTAACAAGCAGGGGCAGGTAAGTATTATCGGTACCAGTGGTAACCCAGACGGCCATATCATTTTGCGCGGCGGTAAGCAGCCAAATTACGATTCGGTATGTGTATCAGAATGCGAAATCGAGCTTCAGGATGCTGGATTGACTGCAGGACTAGTGGTTGACTGTAGTCATGCAAACTCTTCAAAAGATTACCGCCGCCAGCCGTTAGTTGCGCAGAACGTGGTAAATCAAATCCTTGAAGGTAATCAATCTATCATTGGCGTTATGCTGGAAAGTCATTTGAAGCCCGGTAACCAAAAAGCGGAAGGTAAGAAGCCCGAAGAACTAGAGTACGGAGTTTCAATTACAGATGGTTGTATCGATTGGGAAACAACAGAAAACTTAATCTCTCAAACCAGAGATAAATTAATAACTGTGTTACCCTTACGCCAAAATAAGCGCACGGTGGCCTAA
- the trmD gene encoding tRNA (guanosine(37)-N1)-methyltransferase TrmD — MTPEKWFGVVSLFPDMFAPFTQQGVIGRAVKSGTVSVDTFNPRDFTHDRHRTVDDRPYGGGPGMLMMVKPLTDAIQAAKKVGGEKSKVIYLSPQGKTLDQAGVQRLANIDRTILICGRYEGIDERVIESHVDEEVSIGDYVLSGGELPAMVLMDAVARLVPGVLGHKASAVEDSFTDGLLDCPHYTRPEILDGQKVPEVLLSGDHEKIRQWRLMQSLGRTWQRRPELLNHLALTEEQQRLLELFQAQLQQDDS; from the coding sequence GTGACACCGGAAAAGTGGTTTGGCGTTGTTAGCCTGTTTCCAGATATGTTTGCCCCTTTTACCCAACAGGGTGTGATAGGACGAGCTGTTAAGTCTGGAACGGTATCGGTTGACACCTTCAACCCCCGTGACTTTACACATGACCGCCATCGTACAGTAGACGATCGCCCCTACGGAGGCGGCCCCGGTATGCTTATGATGGTAAAACCGCTAACTGACGCGATACAAGCCGCCAAAAAAGTGGGCGGTGAAAAAAGTAAGGTGATCTACTTATCACCCCAAGGGAAAACCCTTGACCAAGCTGGCGTACAACGCCTTGCTAATATTGACCGCACAATTTTAATTTGCGGGAGATATGAAGGCATCGACGAGCGGGTAATCGAAAGCCATGTAGATGAAGAAGTGTCTATTGGTGATTACGTGTTAAGCGGCGGTGAACTACCTGCAATGGTCCTTATGGACGCGGTTGCCAGGCTTGTTCCCGGTGTGTTGGGGCATAAAGCTTCAGCAGTTGAAGATTCTTTCACTGACGGTCTTTTGGATTGTCCGCATTATACGCGGCCCGAAATACTTGATGGTCAAAAGGTACCTGAGGTGTTGTTAAGTGGGGACCATGAAAAAATTAGGCAGTGGCGATTGATGCAGTCATTAGGTAGAACCTGGCAGCGTCGCCCTGAATTGTTAAATCACCTAGCTCTGACTGAGGAGCAGCAGCGTTTGCTTGAATTATTCCAAGCGCAACTGCAGCAAGATGACAGTTAA
- a CDS encoding trimeric intracellular cation channel family protein has product MTSEYFIVLGIMGVAFFAISGALLGHEKNINGFGIVVVGVMTALGGGTLRDLLLGKPIFWVETSEYLLATYSAIFVTVILIRYFPSPSNFYFILIDTIGLAIFNVIGIEKALISGTGMIVALTMGMTTGIFGGLMRDVVCREVPYVMRGDVYASACFAGGLTYAALFAVDIPYIWCILGSVGVTVLLRITSLHWGVNVDLFRKRTSKFSEKNTSDK; this is encoded by the coding sequence ATGACTTCCGAATATTTTATTGTGCTAGGCATTATGGGGGTCGCCTTCTTCGCTATATCAGGCGCACTGTTGGGGCATGAGAAAAATATTAACGGCTTCGGAATAGTGGTTGTTGGCGTTATGACGGCGCTCGGCGGAGGCACGCTAAGAGATTTACTTTTGGGAAAACCGATATTTTGGGTAGAAACCTCAGAATACCTCTTAGCGACTTACAGTGCGATCTTCGTAACTGTGATATTAATACGTTACTTCCCATCCCCTTCAAATTTTTATTTCATTCTGATTGATACCATAGGGCTCGCTATATTTAACGTAATAGGAATAGAAAAAGCGTTAATTAGTGGTACAGGAATGATTGTTGCTTTAACCATGGGAATGACCACAGGTATCTTCGGTGGTTTGATGAGGGACGTGGTGTGCAGAGAAGTGCCTTATGTTATGCGTGGCGATGTCTATGCGAGCGCTTGTTTTGCGGGGGGACTGACCTATGCTGCGCTATTTGCAGTGGATATACCCTACATTTGGTGTATTTTGGGCTCTGTTGGCGTAACAGTTTTATTGCGGATAACATCACTTCATTGGGGAGTGAATGTAGACTTGTTCAGAAAACGGACGTCGAAGTTTTCAGAAAAAAACACTAGCGATAAATAA
- a CDS encoding enoyl-CoA hydratase/isomerase family protein — protein sequence MQHLSITYTGDVATLTMTNGENRHNPIFAKEMLSALDAIKSNESCKALVITSNDEKCFSLGIDTDWLMPAMKASRTEEIKQFMHDMDDVFKTLLLYPLPVIAAINGHAFGNGAILACACDFRFMRSDKGFFCFPEVDLSIPFLPGMIEFVKKAMPYYRFNEMKLSGRRVSGKELEQDHVVEKAYDTQESLLEGALNYAKTFDKKRGIFGEHKKRLHKHIIHTIDSENKPLIEALSLMA from the coding sequence ATGCAACATTTAAGTATCACTTATACTGGCGACGTAGCTACATTAACCATGACAAATGGTGAAAACCGCCATAACCCTATATTTGCAAAAGAGATGCTTTCAGCTTTAGATGCTATTAAAAGCAATGAAAGCTGTAAAGCACTGGTGATCACATCAAACGATGAGAAATGCTTTAGCTTAGGCATTGATACCGATTGGCTGATGCCGGCTATGAAAGCGAGTCGCACAGAAGAAATAAAGCAATTTATGCATGATATGGATGATGTATTTAAAACCCTGCTCCTCTACCCGCTTCCTGTTATCGCTGCCATCAATGGCCACGCCTTTGGTAATGGAGCAATTTTAGCGTGTGCTTGCGATTTTAGGTTCATGCGCTCAGACAAAGGCTTTTTCTGTTTCCCTGAGGTAGATTTGTCTATTCCCTTTTTGCCGGGAATGATTGAGTTTGTTAAAAAGGCGATGCCTTATTATCGGTTTAACGAAATGAAGCTTTCAGGAAGACGTGTTTCCGGCAAAGAATTAGAGCAAGATCATGTGGTAGAGAAAGCGTACGACACTCAAGAAAGCTTGCTTGAAGGTGCACTGAACTACGCAAAAACCTTTGATAAAAAGCGAGGTATATTTGGTGAACACAAAAAACGACTGCACAAACATATCATTCACACTATAGACAGCGAAAATAAGCCACTAATTGAGGCCCTATCTCTTATGGCTTAA